One window of the Elusimicrobiaceae bacterium genome contains the following:
- a CDS encoding hydrolase translates to MSTTAISRTQALDLLKKYNQEPFHLLHAFTVEAVMGWFAEQLGYTEQKNFWYLAGLLHDIDFEKFPNEHCQKAPELLAEIHAEAELVRAVCCHAYGMASDVKPEHEMEKVLFACDELTGLIGAAARMRPSKSTKDMELSSLKKKFKDKKFVAGCSRDVIKQGAEMLGWDLDKLLDLTLQACAATEEKVKQEMEKV, encoded by the coding sequence GTGTCTACTACCGCTATTTCTCGTACACAAGCCTTAGATTTATTAAAAAAATACAATCAAGAACCTTTCCATCTGCTCCATGCCTTTACCGTTGAAGCAGTTATGGGTTGGTTTGCCGAACAATTAGGCTATACGGAACAAAAAAACTTTTGGTATTTGGCAGGGCTGTTGCATGATATTGATTTTGAAAAATTCCCCAATGAGCATTGCCAAAAAGCACCCGAACTATTGGCCGAAATCCATGCTGAAGCCGAATTGGTACGCGCCGTATGTTGCCATGCTTACGGTATGGCCAGCGATGTTAAACCCGAACATGAAATGGAAAAAGTACTTTTTGCCTGTGACGAACTAACGGGCCTTATCGGGGCAGCGGCACGTATGCGCCCGTCTAAAAGCACCAAAGATATGGAACTGAGCAGCTTAAAGAAAAAATTTAAAGATAAAAAATTTGTCGCCGGTTGTTCACGCGACGTGATTAAACAAGGTGCTGAAATGTTGGGCTGGGATCTGGATAAACTCTTAGATTTAACCTTGCAAGCCTGCGCCGCAACAGAAGAAAAGGTAAAACAGGAAATGGAAAAGGTTTAA
- a CDS encoding DUF805 domain-containing protein, protein MNVVQTYFIDVITKHYLDFKGCATRKQYWLFVLFNFLLSIVLSTLSSMDNVVGTLFYVLYIVVSLALLLPSLGIAARRLHDTGRSAWWLLIGLIPIVGSIVLLVFFVLPSKR, encoded by the coding sequence ATGAACGTTGTACAAACATACTTCATCGATGTTATTACCAAACATTATTTAGATTTCAAGGGTTGTGCTACCCGCAAACAATACTGGCTTTTTGTGCTTTTTAACTTTTTGTTAAGCATTGTGTTATCCACTCTTTCCAGCATGGATAATGTGGTAGGAACTTTGTTTTACGTTCTTTATATCGTAGTCAGCTTAGCCTTGCTCTTGCCCAGCTTGGGCATTGCTGCTCGTCGCTTGCATGATACCGGCAGAAGCGCTTGGTGGTTGTTAATCGGCTTGATTCCCATTGTGGGCTCCATCGTACTGCTTGTGTTCTTCGTATTGCCCAGCAAACGCTAA
- a CDS encoding pyruvoyl-dependent arginine decarboxylase produces the protein MQELQLGTRYPTLAFITGGAGQAMDGIPPQPFETFCYDSALTQAKIENFNIVPYTSVLPKELYNNIVPVDAVADQFKHGAVLEVIIAGNGANMSEHKAIATGVGICWGKDKQGNLIGGWAAEYVEYFDTPIDDDIARGHCAMWLNKSLNHELELRGVEKHSEFQMWHNYINITQPFAYCLTALGFLNFKFAPLATAKGVKPLD, from the coding sequence ATGCAAGAACTTCAATTAGGGACCAGATATCCTACATTAGCATTTATCACCGGAGGAGCCGGTCAGGCGATGGACGGCATCCCGCCGCAGCCGTTTGAAACTTTCTGTTATGATTCTGCTTTAACGCAGGCCAAAATAGAAAATTTTAATATTGTGCCTTATACATCGGTACTGCCGAAGGAACTTTATAACAATATTGTGCCGGTAGATGCGGTGGCTGATCAGTTTAAACACGGGGCTGTGTTGGAAGTGATTATCGCCGGAAACGGTGCCAATATGAGTGAGCATAAAGCCATTGCTACCGGTGTAGGTATTTGCTGGGGTAAAGACAAACAAGGCAATCTGATTGGTGGTTGGGCTGCTGAATATGTGGAATATTTTGATACACCTATTGACGATGATATCGCACGCGGTCATTGTGCTATGTGGCTTAATAAATCATTAAATCATGAATTGGAACTGCGCGGTGTGGAAAAACACAGTGAGTTTCAAATGTGGCACAACTACATTAATATCACGCAACCGTTTGCGTATTGTTTGACGGCCTTGGGGTTTTTGAACTTTAAATTTGCACCCTTAGCTACGGCTAAAGGCGTCAAACCGTTGGACTAA
- a CDS encoding NAD-dependent deacylase: MKEAIDLIKNAQSGVIFTGAGVSVQSGIPPFTGAGGLWNKYDPKFIELDFFYSDPKRSWEEMKKIFFTCMGEAKPNKAHEVIAQLEKSKRFQGVITQNIDGLHQKAGSKNVQEFHGTIHKMHCISCGRRYDTDKVDLNPNPPTCKCGGVLKPDFVFYGEGINPLVQRESETMAISADVMIIVGTAGQVMPACSLPLLAKQYGTRIVEVNLQPSAYTDGVSDFYFEQTATEFFAELEKHL; this comes from the coding sequence ATGAAAGAAGCGATTGATTTGATTAAAAATGCCCAAAGTGGCGTAATATTTACCGGAGCAGGTGTTTCTGTGCAGAGCGGTATCCCCCCGTTTACCGGAGCAGGCGGTTTGTGGAATAAATACGACCCAAAGTTTATTGAGTTAGATTTCTTTTATTCCGATCCAAAACGCAGTTGGGAAGAAATGAAAAAAATATTTTTTACCTGTATGGGTGAGGCTAAGCCCAACAAGGCCCATGAGGTGATTGCTCAATTAGAAAAAAGTAAACGCTTTCAAGGAGTTATTACCCAAAACATAGACGGCCTACACCAAAAAGCAGGCAGTAAAAATGTGCAGGAATTTCATGGTACTATTCATAAAATGCACTGTATTTCTTGCGGCCGACGTTATGATACTGACAAAGTGGATTTAAACCCAAATCCCCCCACTTGCAAATGCGGCGGCGTACTAAAGCCGGATTTTGTATTTTACGGAGAAGGGATTAATCCGCTGGTGCAGAGAGAGTCTGAAACGATGGCTATTTCGGCCGATGTAATGATTATTGTTGGAACAGCAGGGCAAGTGATGCCTGCATGCAGTTTGCCGCTACTGGCCAAGCAATACGGCACGCGCATTGTGGAAGTGAATTTGCAACCGTCTGCCTATACAGACGGCGTGAGCGATTTTTACTTTGAGCAAACAGCCACAGAGTTCTTTGCCGAACTTGAAAAGCATTTGTAA
- a CDS encoding sulfatase-like hydrolase/transferase — translation MKIKNIFIFCVLEMLLWSVLSLAYFFVSGFYSSLTGGTFTALFILGNSFMFAVGLFALLSLVRFIGHKTAFWTSVALGSLFNLILCVDILVYSQYRFHISLAMLQLFFGPAGREIFVFPPSTYFILAGAILLLFFITFALAKCACKININSKKATVLTIILLLIFASYNGMYAWGKFMLVPSVLSQVPYLPWAQPLSMNRRLRKMGFTPKTQPYETPKKGALNYPLSALSCQTPQEKPNILFILIDAWRADAFTPEVMPHTFARYQKAKNAFYFKNHLSGGNATEAGVFSLFYSMPYPYWESVTANKIRPVFMERLGTQGYEFGIYASAKINSPEFNQNVFSHIDHLRVSSNGKTKWQRDEDAQKEFLSFLEKRDKNKPFFGFLFYDSAHGFDFAPTSEKPFAPYAQEVNYLTLNKNTDPTPYQNRYKNSVHYMDSLLAKVYQALEQQGLEKNTLIVLTGDHGQELNDTRHNFWGHNSNFAKYQTQVPLIIWWPNKEGKDIDYRTSHYDVVPTLLRQIFNCTNPISDYSSGWDLFDATPRPWTLILSYTNKAIREGDKISVLNNYGSIENYDENYVPSQTPVSAKALSESLKEFSHFYK, via the coding sequence ATGAAGATTAAGAATATTTTTATTTTTTGCGTGTTGGAAATGCTCTTGTGGAGCGTGCTTTCGTTGGCTTACTTTTTTGTAAGTGGGTTTTACTCGTCCTTGACGGGGGGAACTTTTACCGCTTTATTTATTCTTGGCAACAGTTTTATGTTTGCCGTCGGGCTTTTTGCCCTACTGTCTTTGGTGCGATTTATCGGACACAAAACTGCTTTTTGGACGTCGGTTGCATTAGGTAGTTTGTTTAATTTGATTTTGTGTGTGGATATTTTAGTTTATTCCCAATACCGTTTTCATATCAGTTTGGCTATGCTTCAGTTATTTTTTGGTCCTGCAGGGCGAGAAATATTTGTCTTTCCGCCCAGCACCTACTTTATTTTAGCAGGGGCAATATTGCTACTTTTCTTTATCACGTTCGCTTTGGCTAAATGCGCTTGTAAAATAAACATAAACAGTAAAAAAGCAACTGTTTTAACCATCATTTTATTACTTATTTTTGCAAGTTATAACGGTATGTACGCATGGGGAAAATTTATGCTTGTTCCGTCGGTTCTTTCACAAGTGCCTTATCTGCCTTGGGCGCAACCTTTAAGCATGAACCGCCGCCTGAGAAAAATGGGCTTTACCCCCAAAACGCAACCCTATGAAACACCCAAAAAAGGGGCACTCAATTACCCGTTGTCTGCGCTTTCCTGCCAAACACCGCAAGAAAAACCGAATATTTTATTTATCCTGATAGATGCTTGGCGCGCAGATGCCTTCACCCCCGAAGTAATGCCCCATACTTTTGCCCGTTATCAAAAGGCTAAAAATGCTTTTTATTTCAAAAATCACCTATCGGGAGGAAATGCAACGGAAGCGGGGGTTTTCTCGCTCTTTTATTCCATGCCTTACCCGTATTGGGAAAGTGTCACCGCCAATAAAATCCGCCCCGTATTTATGGAAAGATTGGGCACACAAGGCTATGAATTTGGTATTTATGCCAGTGCCAAAATCAACAGTCCGGAATTTAACCAAAACGTATTTTCTCATATAGATCATTTGCGTGTTTCTTCTAACGGGAAAACTAAATGGCAACGCGATGAAGATGCACAAAAAGAGTTTTTATCTTTCTTAGAAAAAAGAGATAAGAACAAACCTTTCTTTGGTTTCTTATTTTATGATTCTGCACATGGTTTTGACTTTGCCCCCACATCCGAAAAACCATTTGCTCCGTATGCGCAAGAGGTTAATTATCTGACATTAAATAAAAATACAGACCCTACGCCCTATCAAAACCGATACAAAAACTCCGTACATTATATGGATTCTTTATTGGCAAAAGTTTACCAAGCCTTAGAACAACAAGGCTTAGAAAAAAATACGCTGATAGTGCTGACGGGCGATCATGGACAAGAACTTAATGATACCCGCCATAATTTCTGGGGACACAATAGCAATTTTGCCAAATATCAAACGCAGGTGCCTCTTATCATTTGGTGGCCCAACAAGGAAGGAAAAGACATTGATTACCGCACTTCTCATTATGATGTGGTACCCACGTTGTTGCGTCAGATTTTCAACTGTACAAACCCTATTTCTGACTACAGTTCCGGTTGGGATTTATTTGATGCTACCCCGCGCCCATGGACTTTAATTCTTAGTTATACTAACAAAGCCATTCGAGAAGGAGATAAAATATCTGTGCTAAATAATTACGGCAGTATTGAAAATTACGACGAAAATTATGTTCCTTCTCAAACGCCCGTCAGCGCAAAGGCTTTGTCGGAAAGTTTAAAGGAATTTAGCCATTTTTATAAGTAA
- a CDS encoding carbohydrate porin, which yields MNMKHAAWGLMAVCLFLSSATYAQNATQHTAKHHRRLAQQQELHQSHPYSFGQDYLQMKQDLADKTGIQYGLDISYLLQRGAPNGKQTAIQGYYYPYITWDVFKDTFLGSGQINANYNLIRYWGSNGTTLQNRLGLASAPNDYTENEEIFSQFSYTHTLPNHLDWLSVTVGQFPLYNFDGGNYLDNQQTALLNFAMSQNASSTYPSASFGGYVQAAPGDWTFAAGWQDGQNISGQNIQLNDAFDGRYTWFGSASYAPTIAGLGAGQYSFLYYYQPAVKEQDETSRGWSVNISQNLGEKWALSARANGSDGHIAPIKKSFVLAASLLNPLDRNTNDAITLGVAYNRTDKKALGYPAEFKNSEMAVELQWVWGIGKLMTITPDIQFYPKSAAGNGNSFTTVASLRTTIML from the coding sequence ATGAATATGAAACATGCAGCATGGGGCCTGATGGCCGTTTGCTTATTTTTGAGTTCTGCCACGTATGCGCAGAATGCTACGCAACACACCGCCAAACACCACCGTCGTTTGGCTCAGCAACAAGAGCTTCATCAATCTCACCCTTATTCTTTCGGGCAGGATTATTTACAGATGAAACAAGACTTGGCTGACAAAACAGGTATCCAATACGGTTTGGATATCAGTTATCTATTACAGCGCGGTGCGCCCAACGGTAAACAAACCGCCATTCAGGGGTACTATTATCCTTACATCACTTGGGATGTGTTTAAAGACACATTTTTGGGCTCGGGTCAAATAAATGCCAACTACAATTTAATCCGTTATTGGGGCAGTAATGGCACCACTTTACAAAACCGTTTGGGTTTGGCCTCTGCGCCCAACGACTATACAGAAAACGAAGAGATTTTTTCTCAGTTTTCCTACACACACACTTTGCCCAATCATTTGGATTGGCTTTCTGTGACGGTGGGTCAATTTCCGCTGTATAACTTTGATGGTGGTAATTATTTGGACAATCAACAAACGGCTCTGTTAAATTTTGCCATGTCGCAAAACGCGTCTTCTACCTATCCCAGTGCCAGTTTTGGCGGATATGTGCAAGCGGCACCGGGCGATTGGACCTTTGCCGCCGGTTGGCAGGACGGGCAAAATATCAGCGGTCAAAATATACAATTAAACGATGCTTTTGACGGCAGATACACTTGGTTCGGCTCTGCTTCTTACGCGCCCACCATTGCCGGATTAGGAGCAGGTCAATACAGTTTTTTGTATTACTATCAGCCGGCAGTAAAAGAGCAAGACGAAACCTCACGCGGTTGGTCAGTGAATATAAGCCAAAATTTGGGTGAAAAGTGGGCTCTTTCCGCACGCGCCAACGGTTCTGACGGGCATATTGCTCCTATAAAGAAATCTTTTGTCTTAGCAGCCAGTTTGCTTAATCCGTTGGATAGAAATACCAACGATGCCATCACCTTAGGTGTAGCTTATAACAGAACGGATAAAAAAGCCTTAGGTTATCCGGCTGAATTTAAAAATAGCGAAATGGCGGTAGAATTGCAATGGGTGTGGGGTATTGGCAAATTGATGACCATTACACCGGATATTCAGTTCTATCCCAAGTCTGCGGCAGGGAACGGTAATTCTTTTACCACTGTCGCCAGTTTACGCACAACAATTATGCTGTAA
- the rmuC gene encoding DNA recombination protein RmuC, with the protein MTILIYLLLGIALGGAGMYFYQRVQKDVLVRENAKMNTEIQALTSFREQNAALSADNARLQAQNEALSKERVLVEKNFAEVAATYRAQFADLATKILEEKSKGLESKNTEVLRPLTLQLESFVKKVHDMERVTTEKQAQLEKGLSDVLKSTEKIDQSAISLTNAIKGEAIVRGSWGEEALKRILDSAGMKEGVDYFEQVSEEGKRVDVQIALPSDRWIVVDSKTIFNHYVQYYNEQDPKKKEEHLAAHVKDVKKTIRDLSSKKYYKKFQETGEKVQPDYTLMFVYPESALLAAVSEDADVLNEAWKNNIALVSATSLLSTLKMVSKLWDIDKQHEYMDELKEDIQKLMEKFNDFLVNFAKAENAISNAFDAVKVARGHIDSNKGSFLPVAQRIIDVYEAPLTKENARLLKRMNYDYNGSKKRVKQAENETSSVLQNQQEQRLF; encoded by the coding sequence ATGACTATTTTAATCTATTTATTGTTAGGTATCGCCTTGGGCGGAGCAGGAATGTATTTCTATCAAAGAGTGCAAAAAGACGTACTTGTGCGCGAAAATGCCAAAATGAACACAGAAATACAAGCGCTGACCTCTTTCAGAGAGCAAAACGCCGCCCTAAGCGCAGATAATGCCCGCCTGCAGGCGCAAAACGAAGCCTTGTCAAAGGAGCGCGTGTTGGTGGAGAAAAACTTTGCCGAAGTGGCCGCCACCTACCGTGCGCAATTTGCCGATTTGGCTACCAAAATTTTAGAAGAAAAAAGCAAAGGCTTGGAGAGCAAAAATACCGAAGTTTTACGTCCGCTTACTTTGCAATTAGAGTCCTTCGTCAAAAAAGTGCATGACATGGAGCGCGTCACCACAGAAAAACAAGCCCAACTTGAAAAGGGCCTGAGTGACGTTTTAAAATCTACGGAAAAAATTGACCAAAGTGCCATCAGCCTAACCAATGCCATTAAAGGCGAGGCCATTGTGCGCGGCAGCTGGGGCGAGGAAGCCTTAAAACGTATTTTAGACAGCGCCGGCATGAAAGAGGGCGTGGACTATTTTGAACAGGTGTCCGAAGAAGGCAAACGCGTGGACGTGCAAATTGCTTTACCCTCAGACCGTTGGATTGTGGTAGATTCCAAGACGATTTTTAATCATTACGTGCAGTACTACAATGAGCAAGACCCCAAAAAGAAAGAGGAACATTTGGCCGCGCACGTTAAAGACGTAAAAAAGACCATCCGTGATTTGTCTTCTAAAAAATATTACAAGAAATTCCAAGAAACGGGCGAAAAAGTACAGCCCGATTATACCCTGATGTTCGTCTATCCCGAAAGTGCCCTCTTGGCGGCCGTTTCCGAAGATGCAGACGTTTTAAACGAAGCGTGGAAAAACAATATCGCTTTGGTGTCTGCCACATCGCTTTTGAGTACGCTGAAAATGGTGTCTAAACTGTGGGATATTGATAAACAACACGAGTACATGGACGAGCTGAAAGAAGATATCCAAAAACTGATGGAAAAATTTAACGATTTTTTGGTTAATTTTGCCAAAGCCGAAAATGCTATTTCCAATGCTTTTGACGCCGTAAAGGTGGCGCGCGGGCATATAGACAGCAACAAAGGCTCTTTCCTGCCTGTGGCGCAACGCATTATAGACGTGTACGAAGCACCGCTGACCAAAGAAAATGCGCGGCTACTCAAACGTATGAATTATGATTATAACGGCAGCAAAAAGCGCGTGAAACAAGCAGAGAACGAAACTTCTTCCGTACTGCAAAATCAGCAAGAGCAAAGATTGTTTTAA
- a CDS encoding MFS transporter: MENQQQEQKNKTSLWQELKIIFSSSRAFWLINMVNFADGIAYFGILTLMTLFLGGNVGMSDAMSGISVSTFTGLVTLFMFGGGFVSDKYGVRKALTIALTLLFSGRVVLSLAALPAGFGFAWVGYVMSWAAILLMALGSGILQPALYAGAKEYTNPKVSAIAFSFIYAFMNLGIVFGNFASPFIRTDEPFIADIHGLGWGIMGVFLICTAITGVVLLLHISLFSKKVEENCRVAVVNEEENQNKTWKQRLAEMPFRDVRFMWFIFILLPVQTLFAHQFLTMPDYIFRVFPAEVAAKFEWINGINPFIIVIFVPLIAMLTRNVSVFKMLIIGTSVSAATTFLLISQQPSLAVLISYVIIFSLGEAAWSSRFYEYVGDLAPVGQVGAYMGLAGLPWFLAKFTTGLYSGFMLSRFVPKEGAQDPATMWLIYAIIACVTPVGLILTRKWIESGIQKKA; the protein is encoded by the coding sequence ATGGAAAATCAACAACAGGAACAAAAAAACAAAACTTCTTTGTGGCAAGAGTTGAAAATTATTTTTTCTTCTTCCCGTGCGTTTTGGCTGATTAATATGGTGAACTTTGCCGATGGTATTGCTTACTTCGGCATTTTGACCTTAATGACGCTATTTTTAGGCGGCAATGTGGGCATGAGTGACGCGATGAGCGGTATCAGCGTGTCCACCTTTACAGGTCTGGTGACACTGTTTATGTTCGGCGGAGGTTTTGTGTCGGACAAATACGGGGTGCGTAAAGCGTTAACGATTGCCTTGACCCTATTATTTAGCGGACGCGTAGTGCTGAGTTTGGCCGCTTTGCCGGCCGGGTTTGGATTTGCGTGGGTAGGATATGTAATGTCTTGGGCGGCTATTTTGCTAATGGCATTAGGCTCAGGCATTTTGCAGCCTGCTTTGTATGCCGGGGCTAAAGAATATACAAACCCCAAAGTTTCCGCCATTGCTTTTAGTTTTATTTATGCCTTTATGAACTTGGGTATCGTGTTTGGTAATTTCGCCTCTCCGTTTATCCGCACTGATGAGCCCTTTATTGCAGATATTCACGGACTCGGATGGGGCATTATGGGTGTGTTTTTAATTTGTACAGCCATTACGGGTGTGGTACTGCTTTTGCATATTTCTTTGTTTAGCAAAAAGGTGGAAGAAAACTGTCGTGTAGCCGTAGTAAACGAAGAAGAAAATCAAAATAAAACATGGAAACAACGTCTGGCGGAAATGCCATTTAGAGACGTACGTTTTATGTGGTTTATTTTTATTCTTTTGCCGGTACAAACTTTATTTGCACATCAGTTCCTTACAATGCCGGACTATATTTTCCGCGTTTTCCCTGCGGAAGTGGCAGCTAAGTTTGAATGGATTAACGGGATTAATCCGTTTATCATTGTGATTTTTGTGCCGCTGATTGCGATGCTTACACGCAATGTGAGCGTGTTTAAAATGCTCATCATCGGCACCAGCGTTTCTGCTGCTACGACGTTTCTGCTGATTAGTCAGCAGCCCTCTTTGGCGGTGTTAATCAGTTATGTAATTATCTTCTCTTTGGGTGAGGCGGCGTGGTCTTCGCGCTTTTACGAATATGTAGGAGATTTAGCCCCTGTCGGCCAAGTGGGTGCGTATATGGGGCTGGCGGGCTTGCCTTGGTTCTTGGCTAAGTTTACCACAGGCTTGTACTCGGGCTTTATGCTTTCGCGTTTTGTGCCGAAAGAGGGTGCTCAAGACCCGGCCACCATGTGGTTAATTTATGCCATCATTGCTTGTGTGACACCGGTAGGGTTGATTTTGACGCGCAAGTGGATAGAAAGCGGTATCCAAAAGAAAGCATAA
- a CDS encoding NAD-dependent epimerase/dehydratase family protein: MKNKPKKWVVTGGAGFIGSCVVRHLLKKNQHVTVVDNFSSSSIKSLKDIQSQIHLIRASVLDDQKLSVAFKGADYILHLAAEASVMQSFQNPAATMQNNVEGTAHVLHQAHLAGVKKVLFISSSSVYGMGGKRARVENSRLNPLSPYAISKLMGEELCQFYTQTYGLDVVMARCFNIYGPTQPADSAYAAVLSKWAYLTKKTLPLTINGDGLQTRDFLHVQDTVQALLTIVEKGKAGQVYNVGSGKNVTLLKTIKLLEKAAEKPLKISFQPAREGDVRFSRANIDKLQSLGFKPKITLEKGLKEFFK, translated from the coding sequence ATGAAGAACAAACCTAAAAAATGGGTCGTGACGGGAGGAGCCGGATTTATCGGCTCTTGCGTGGTACGTCATTTACTGAAAAAAAACCAACACGTCACTGTTGTAGACAATTTTTCATCTTCCTCTATCAAATCATTAAAAGACATACAATCCCAAATACATTTGATTCGGGCATCTGTGCTAGATGACCAAAAACTTTCCGTCGCCTTTAAAGGGGCAGACTATATACTGCACTTGGCAGCCGAAGCATCGGTGATGCAATCTTTTCAAAATCCAGCCGCTACCATGCAAAATAATGTAGAAGGAACAGCCCATGTATTGCATCAAGCCCACTTGGCAGGAGTCAAAAAGGTACTGTTTATTTCTTCCAGCTCCGTCTATGGAATGGGGGGAAAAAGAGCCCGAGTGGAAAATTCCCGTTTAAATCCGCTTTCTCCTTATGCAATAAGCAAACTCATGGGGGAGGAACTCTGCCAATTCTATACACAAACCTATGGCCTAGACGTAGTGATGGCCCGCTGTTTTAATATTTATGGGCCTACTCAACCGGCTGATTCTGCTTATGCAGCAGTGCTGAGCAAATGGGCTTATTTAACTAAAAAAACACTGCCTCTTACCATCAACGGAGATGGCTTGCAAACGCGTGACTTTTTGCACGTGCAAGATACGGTGCAAGCATTATTAACCATCGTAGAAAAAGGAAAAGCAGGGCAAGTGTATAATGTTGGCTCGGGCAAAAACGTGACACTATTAAAAACAATAAAACTTTTAGAAAAGGCTGCGGAGAAACCTTTGAAAATTTCTTTTCAACCTGCCCGAGAGGGGGATGTACGCTTTTCACGTGCCAATATTGATAAATTACAGTCCTTAGGTTTTAAACCCAAAATCACGCTGGAAAAAGGGCTTAAAGAATTTTTTAAGTAG
- a CDS encoding amino acid permease translates to MGEKNHNTANASAVKKMGVIGLACIVISSMVGGGVFSLPQNMAAGASAGAVILAWVITGIGIYFIANTFSILSRVKPDLTAGIYMYAREGFGPYAGFTIGWGYWLCQIFGNVGYAVITMDALNYFFPPYFQGGNNLWSIVGGSVLIWVFNFVVLRGVRQAAIMNIIGTIGKLVPLLWFILALLLSFNFDKFDTNFWGNLAENGKSLGGLGTQLKSTMLVTLWAFIGIEGAVVMSNRARSQKDVSRATLLGFLGCLVIYIGLSVLPFGFMTQAEIAAVPNPSTAGVLAKLVGPWGAWLMNIGLLIAVLSSWLAWTMITAEIPQAAAENGTFPKQFARENKNGAPSVSLWVTSILMQLAILMVYFSNNAWNTMLSITGVMVLPAYIFSTAYLWKLTEDGEFAKLAQKGRAAALFTATVGTLYGLWLVYAAGIKYLFLAVIFLALGIPVFVWARKQQSDGQNVFSGKGEVVFMLLLALCALVAIYVFARGLVSL, encoded by the coding sequence ATGGGAGAAAAAAATCACAACACCGCCAATGCAAGTGCGGTCAAAAAAATGGGAGTCATAGGACTTGCCTGTATTGTGATCAGTTCTATGGTTGGGGGCGGGGTGTTCTCCCTCCCCCAAAACATGGCAGCCGGTGCCAGCGCGGGGGCAGTTATTTTGGCGTGGGTGATTACCGGTATCGGTATTTATTTTATCGCCAATACCTTTAGCATACTTTCACGCGTAAAGCCGGATTTGACGGCCGGTATTTATATGTACGCGCGAGAAGGCTTTGGCCCGTATGCAGGCTTTACCATCGGGTGGGGTTATTGGTTGTGCCAAATCTTTGGTAATGTGGGGTATGCCGTTATTACAATGGACGCATTGAATTACTTTTTCCCCCCTTATTTTCAGGGCGGAAACAACTTGTGGTCCATTGTGGGCGGATCTGTGCTGATATGGGTGTTTAATTTTGTCGTCTTGCGCGGAGTACGGCAGGCCGCAATTATGAATATTATCGGAACAATTGGCAAATTAGTACCGCTTTTATGGTTTATTTTAGCCTTGCTTTTGAGTTTTAATTTTGACAAGTTTGATACCAACTTTTGGGGCAATCTTGCCGAAAACGGCAAAAGTTTAGGAGGATTGGGTACCCAATTAAAGAGTACAATGCTGGTGACGCTTTGGGCATTTATCGGTATTGAAGGCGCGGTAGTAATGTCTAACAGGGCCCGTAGCCAAAAAGACGTCAGCCGTGCTACTTTGTTGGGATTTTTGGGTTGTTTGGTGATTTATATAGGGCTTTCCGTCTTGCCGTTTGGATTTATGACACAGGCCGAAATTGCCGCTGTGCCCAACCCTTCCACCGCCGGTGTACTTGCCAAGTTGGTCGGCCCTTGGGGAGCGTGGCTAATGAATATAGGCCTTTTGATCGCGGTGCTTTCTTCGTGGTTGGCTTGGACAATGATCACCGCCGAAATTCCGCAGGCTGCGGCAGAAAATGGCACATTTCCTAAGCAATTTGCCAGAGAAAATAAAAATGGTGCACCGTCTGTCTCTTTGTGGGTGACGAGTATCCTGATGCAACTAGCCATTTTGATGGTTTATTTTTCTAACAATGCTTGGAACACGATGCTCTCTATTACAGGGGTGATGGTGTTGCCTGCCTACATTTTCAGTACGGCTTATTTGTGGAAACTGACAGAAGACGGAGAATTTGCCAAATTAGCCCAAAAAGGCCGTGCTGCGGCTTTATTTACCGCTACGGTAGGTACTTTATACGGTTTATGGCTGGTGTATGCCGCAGGGATAAAATATTTATTCTTGGCGGTTATTTTCTTGGCCTTAGGCATACCGGTTTTTGTGTGGGCACGTAAGCAACAATCGGACGGACAAAACGTATTTAGCGGGAAAGGAGAAGTAGTTTTTATGCTGCTTTTGGCACTGTGTGCATTGGTGGCTATTTATGTGTTTGCCAGAGGGTTGGTGAGCCTATAA